One genomic segment of Ctenopharyngodon idella isolate HZGC_01 chromosome 7, HZGC01, whole genome shotgun sequence includes these proteins:
- the scamp2l gene encoding secretory carrier membrane protein 2, like yields the protein MSGFDSNPFAEPVDVNPFQDPSVTQVTNTAVDGVGEFNPFTAGALDGRTIPVSVTSQPAVLHTTVEPSPQAGVAAGQAELLRQQEELEKKAAELERKEQELRDRDTGRGKENNWPPLPRFLPIKPCFYQDFNEEIPVDYQRVCKMMYYLWMYHSVTLFLNLLACLVYFSVDTSTRGVDFGLSILWFILFTPVAFLCWYRPVYKAFKSDSSFSFFFFFFIFSFQVIVYIIQSVGIPGWGNSGWITAISLVRSNTAVSIFMMLVAGFFSVNAVLSIFLLKMVHSMYRHTGASFQKAQDEFSQGVVNNRNFQSAAATAASSAVQGAFQ from the exons ATGTCTGGATTCGATAGTAACCCCTTTGCCGAACCAGTTGATGTCAACCCTTTTCAG GATCCATCAGTTACTCAGGTGACCAACACTGCAGTTGATGGCGTGGGAGAGTTTAACCCGTTTACGGCCGGTGCTCTG GATGGAAGAACCATCCCCGTGTCAGTGACCTCTCAACCAGCGGTCCTCCACACAACCGTGGAGCCCAGTCCACAA GCTGGTGTAGCTGCAGGACAGGCTGAGCTCCTCCGACAGCAGGAAGAGCTGGAAAAGAAGGCCGCGGAGCTGGAACGTAAAGAACAGGAGCTTCGGGATCGAGATACTGGACGAG GTAAAGAAAACAACTGGCCACCTTTGCCCAGGTTTTTGCCCATAAAACCTTGCTTTTATCAGGATTTCAATGAAGAAATCCCTGTGGATTATCAACGGGTTTGCAAGATGATGTACTACCTCTGGATGT ATCACAGTGTGACGCTGTTTCTCAACCTGCTGGCCTGTTTGGTGTATTTCTCTGTAGATACTTCTACACGAGGGGTGGACTTCGGACTCTCAATCCTCTGGTTCATTTTGTTCACTCCCGTCGCTTTCCTCTGCTGGTACCGACCTGTATACAAGGCCTTTAA ATCTGACAGCTCCTTcagtttcttctttttcttcttcattttctCATTCCAAGTAATAGTGTACATCATTCAGAGCGTGGGGATCCCCGGCTGGGGAAACAG CGGCTGGATCACGGCCATCTCTCTGGTCAGGAGTAACACAGCTGTGTCCATCTTCATGATGCTGGTGGCTGGATTCTTCTCTGTCAATGCCGTGCTGTCCATCTTCTTACTGAAAATG GTTCACTCCATGTACAGGCACACAGGCGCGAGCTTCCAGAAGGCCCAGGACGAGTTTTCCCAGGGCGTCGTTAATAACCGAAACTTCCAGTCTGCTGCCGCCACAGCTGCTTCTTCAGCTGTACAGGGAGCCTTTCAGTAA